The proteins below come from a single Desulfitobacterium metallireducens DSM 15288 genomic window:
- the gcvH gene encoding glycine cleavage system protein GcvH: MNPTNLKYSKTHEWAKVDGNIVTLGITDHAQESLGDVVFVELPEEGVTVSAGEAYGTVESVKAVSDIVAAVTGKVLEFNQTVLDAPDTLNSDPYGEGWLIKVEVDDLKALDDLLSAAEYEALLEEGN; this comes from the coding sequence ATGAATCCAACAAATCTTAAGTACAGCAAAACACACGAGTGGGCGAAAGTAGACGGAAATATTGTGACCTTAGGAATTACAGATCATGCTCAAGAAAGTCTAGGGGATGTTGTTTTTGTTGAGCTTCCTGAAGAAGGAGTAACGGTAAGCGCAGGAGAGGCTTATGGTACTGTTGAGTCAGTTAAAGCGGTTTCCGATATCGTTGCGGCAGTGACCGGAAAAGTTCTTGAATTTAACCAGACTGTTCTTGATGCTCCCGATACACTAAATAGTGATCCCTACGGTGAAGGGTGGTTAATCAAAGTTGAAGTAGACGACCTCAAAGCTCTTGATGACTTGTTATCTGCAGCCGAATATGAAGCCTTACTTGAGGAGGGCAACTAA
- the gcvT gene encoding glycine cleavage system aminomethyltransferase GcvT, which produces MAELKRTPLYEEHQAAKAKLIDFGGWEMPVQYAGVIEEHNTVRTKAGLFDVSHMGEVDVKGKEALSFVQNLITNDVTLIQDGQILYSPMCYPEGGIVDDLLVYRYGIEHFYIVVNASNTDKDYAWMLEQAKGYDVQLNNKSAEVAQLALQGPLSEKILQGLTSIDLSEIKYYWFKHGEVNGVPCLISRTGYTGEDGFEIYSAPEKAPELWRKILEAGKSEGIQPIGLGARDTLRFEAKLPLYGNELGQEISPLEAGIGFFVKLAKEKFVGKEALEAQKEKGLSRKLVGLEMIERGIARSHYLIQKDGEEVGFITSGSFSPTLNKNIALGLVRADLAEMGSTLDVIIRGKAVKAQIIPTPFYKRAR; this is translated from the coding sequence GTGGCGGAACTCAAACGTACTCCTCTTTATGAGGAACATCAAGCAGCTAAAGCCAAGCTTATTGATTTTGGTGGTTGGGAAATGCCAGTTCAGTATGCTGGAGTTATTGAAGAACATAATACGGTTCGTACGAAAGCCGGTCTTTTTGACGTATCACATATGGGTGAAGTAGATGTTAAAGGGAAAGAAGCACTTTCCTTTGTGCAGAACTTGATTACCAATGATGTTACCCTAATTCAGGATGGGCAGATTCTGTATTCTCCGATGTGTTATCCGGAGGGTGGAATTGTTGATGATCTTTTGGTTTATCGTTATGGTATAGAACATTTCTATATCGTGGTTAATGCTTCAAATACGGATAAAGACTATGCTTGGATGCTTGAACAGGCTAAAGGGTATGACGTACAGTTGAACAATAAGTCAGCTGAAGTGGCCCAATTGGCGTTGCAAGGCCCCTTATCCGAGAAAATTTTGCAAGGACTGACGTCAATAGATCTTTCGGAAATTAAATATTATTGGTTTAAACATGGAGAAGTAAACGGGGTACCCTGCCTTATTTCTCGCACAGGGTATACTGGCGAAGATGGTTTTGAGATCTATTCAGCTCCCGAGAAAGCTCCCGAACTTTGGCGGAAGATTCTTGAAGCAGGTAAATCTGAAGGTATTCAGCCCATTGGCCTCGGGGCAAGGGATACCTTGCGTTTCGAAGCAAAGCTTCCCCTTTATGGCAACGAACTGGGTCAAGAGATTTCTCCGCTTGAAGCAGGAATTGGTTTCTTTGTGAAGCTTGCCAAAGAGAAATTCGTGGGTAAGGAAGCTCTTGAAGCGCAGAAAGAAAAAGGACTTTCCCGAAAACTCGTGGGCTTAGAAATGATTGAACGCGGGATTGCTCGTTCACATTACCTTATACAAAAAGATGGAGAAGAAGTCGGTTTTATCACCTCGGGTTCTTTCTCTCCAACTTTGAACAAAAATATCGCGTTAGGCTTAGTCCGTGCTGATTTAGCAGAAATGGGTTCCACTTTAGACGTCATTATTCGAGGCAAAGCGGTTAAAGCACAAATTATCCCTACCCCCTTTTATAAAAGAGCGCGCTAA
- a CDS encoding methyl-accepting chemotaxis protein, producing MILTQQIADQIVQLIYTESGFHGIVCDSTGKIIADSAGTRVGKIHQGSKKIMTTSVNEIAVTKEDEERSNGGQREGLNIAVRSEGTKLGSFGIAGPIEVVTPVARIAVGMVISLLKDQELKDIIRKHVNQLHQAIEQAAGAIQEMAASAEEVAGISHTVSEVAYEGKEQVKETTNILEFIRRVSTQTNLLGLNAAIEAARAGEHGKGFSVVAEEVRKLAEESNRSANEIGTILNQFQEIIERITQGVVQNKEITEEQAKATQEIAQMIEKVQRVGDDLNSLALKL from the coding sequence GTGATTCTTACTCAGCAAATTGCAGACCAAATTGTTCAACTGATTTATACAGAAAGTGGCTTTCATGGCATTGTATGTGATTCAACAGGAAAAATAATCGCGGACTCAGCAGGAACTCGGGTAGGTAAAATACACCAGGGAAGCAAGAAAATCATGACGACTTCGGTTAATGAAATTGCGGTCACTAAAGAGGATGAAGAGCGATCTAATGGAGGACAACGTGAGGGTCTTAATATAGCGGTCAGGTCGGAAGGAACAAAATTAGGAAGCTTTGGAATCGCTGGACCGATCGAGGTGGTTACGCCTGTTGCACGCATCGCTGTAGGCATGGTTATTTCCTTATTAAAAGATCAGGAATTAAAAGATATAATTCGAAAGCATGTCAACCAGTTACACCAAGCAATTGAACAAGCAGCGGGAGCGATTCAGGAAATGGCAGCTTCGGCAGAAGAAGTTGCAGGAATCAGTCATACCGTATCTGAAGTTGCCTACGAAGGTAAAGAACAAGTGAAAGAAACGACGAATATTTTGGAATTCATTCGCCGAGTCTCGACTCAAACCAATTTGTTGGGGTTGAATGCAGCTATTGAAGCAGCACGTGCAGGTGAGCATGGAAAAGGATTTTCGGTAGTTGCTGAAGAAGTACGGAAACTAGCGGAGGAAAGCAATCGTTCTGCTAATGAGATTGGCACGATTTTAAATCAATTTCAAGAGATTATCGAGCGAATCACTCAAGGAGTAGTTCAAAATAAGGAGATTACTGAAGAACAGGCGAAAGCAACACAAGAAATTGCCCAGATGATTGAGAAAGTTCAACGCGTCGGTGATGATTTAAATAGTTTAGCTCTTAAATTATAA